The stretch of DNA CGACCTCACACGGGACGACTTCATTCGCATCCTCACCGAGCCGACCAGTTCGCTGACCAAGCAGTACGAAGCGTTACTAGCGACCGACAACATCAAGCTGCAATTTTCCAAAGACGGCCTGGAGGCGATGGCCGACATCGCCTATCAGGTCAATCAATCAACACAAAACATCGGCGCGCGGCGATTGCATACGATCATGGAACGGCTCCTAGAAGAAATCAGCTTCGAGGCGCCCGACATGAAAAAGACGACGATCAAAATCAACGCCGCCTATGTTCAAGACAAACTCAAAGAAGTCGTCGAAAACGAAGACCTTAGCCGCTTCATTCTATAACGTCTGTTTCTCCAGCTTCCGGCTCGACCGGGGCAAGACATTTATGGTGAACCAATAGAAGGCCGCGATCAATGGACGGTTGGTGGATGTGGGCGACCATCATCGTATTGTTTGCGCTGGGAGTCCGACTGTCCGCATTTTTCAGCGGTTCGGAAATCGGCTTTTATCGTATCAGTCCCTTACGGCTGAGCATCGAGGCGGACTCAGGGGATCGTGTGGCGCAGTGGCTGTTGCATTTCGTGCATCAGCCCGGCTACTTCGTCGCAACGACGCTCGTCGGCAACAACGTGGCCAACTACATCACGACGATTGCCGTCACCTTGGCCACAGCAGCGGTCTTTGGCGCATCGTCGGGTTATTTGGAGATCCTAGGCACGATCTTGGTCACGCCGCTGATCTTTGTGTTTGGGGAATTGATTCCCAAAAATCTCTTCTACGAAGCGCCGCACAGATTACTCAGACAATATCGGCCGTGGTTCATACTGTTTTACTGGCTGTTTTTGCCATTCAGTATTCCACTGGTTTGGTTGTGCAAATTGTTCGAACGGTTCAACCGGCAGGAACAAAATTCGGCGAAAACCACCCTCGGCAGAAAACGGCTGGTGCAGGTGCTGACCGAAGGGCATGAGGAGGGGTTGTTGACGCAGGTGCAAAACGAACTGGTGCAAGGCCTGTTACACAAGGCGCCCCAGCCGGTGACCGCTTCGATGACCAAAGCCGCGCGTGTCCTGGGCGTGCATGAAGACCTGTCGCCTGCGGCCACTCTCGATTTTGCCCGCCAGCATGGTTGTCCGCTGGTGCCGGTTCGCCGCACGAAATCAGGGAGCGACTGGTACGGATATGTCCGCGTCGCCGATATCGGCTTATATGACCGCCCGATTCGCGACATTACGATCCCGCTGCTCAAAGTCGATGCGACGGCCGGAAAACTAGAAGCGATCCTGGCAATGCGTTCCGCCGGACTGGAATACGCAGCGATTTGCAAAAACGACACGGTCCTCGGGTTGGCGACTGAGGGGGATCTTGTCGAAGAATTCTTCATTTCGCAGCAGACAGTTGGCCGCTAGCGGGTTACTATAGTGGAGCGGTCGATTCCGGCCGCAGTTCGCGACGGCACTTTTCCCCACATGGCCTATGCCTGATTCGCAACACAACCCGGATCGCCCCCGGCGTCCCAAGAGCCTTTGGGAAGTTATGTCCCATGGCACCGATGCCGATCCAGCCGGCCCACCCCCGGAACCGGCAGAGGAATCCCCGACCGATCCAAGCACGCCGACCAAGCCGCTCGCCTCGCTGTGGAATCTGATGGGAGTCAAACCTACGGAGATTCACCCCGAGGCAGCCACCAAGGATACGACCGTCACACCGCTGCGTGATCAGGATACCTCGAAATTCGACCACATCGTCGAAGACGCATTACAGTCTGAAATCGAAAACGCACCAGCAGTCAGTCCCACGACGGAATCGGCCCCCCCTGCAAAGCCCAAACGTTGGCGGCCTTCTGCAAACGCCAATGACCTGTTAGGCATCGAGATCCGCAAACCGCAGTCGACCACGTCCGCTGGGCGGATGTCGCGCAAAGCCAAAACCAGCGTCTGGCTGGGCGGCTTGGCGATTGGCTTGTCCGCCTTTGCAGTTTATCCGGGAATGTGGACGAAACTACCGGCATTAACGGCCGGGTTTATCGCTCTGTTCAGCGGATTCCTGGCCGCTGACGAAATCCGTACATCGCGAGGGCGACTGCTGGGGATGAATCAAGCCCTGCTCGGCATGGCGTTGAGCATCACCGGAATGTTCCTCGGCCCATTGCTGGCCTGGGCCATCGGCGATTTGGCCGCTTTCCAATCGCACCAACAAGTTACCGAAACGCGGCTGGAGACTATCGGCACCGCCATCGAAGGTTTCTATGACCGGCAACGGCAATTCCCCGCTGGCGGAAAGTTCTCAGAACAACCCGGCGAAAAAGACCGCCCCATGCACGGTTGGATGACCGCGCTTTTGCCGTACATGAGTTATGAGCAATTACATAGCAAAATCAATCCGTCGCTCCCTTTTGACGATGCCGTCAATGCAACCGCGATGCGCACACAAGTTCCTGAATTTTTGGTCGCCGGAGTTGAGCAAACCACATCGATCAATCAATACGCCGCCGCACACTTCGCCGGGGTGGGTGGAAAAGAAAAAGATGCGAATGGCGATACCGTGCACTTCGGTGTCTTCGATAAAAACTCCACCGTGTTTCACCAGGATGTGAGTGACGGTTTGTCGAATACGTTTCTAGCCGGGCAAATCCCCGGCAATTATCCCGCCTGGGGAGAACCGTCGAATTGGCGGCGGATCTCGCAAGGACTCAATCGAGACCAACGCGGTTTCGGCAGCCCGGGTGGCGGGCCTGTGCTGTTTCTGATGGCCGATGGCAGCGTCCGCAGTCTCGCAGCAGACACCGATCCCCGCGTCCTGCACAGCATGAGCACCCGCGACGGGACGGACTGAAACACTGTTGCTTGCAGTGATCCGCGGCGGATTTCCAGGCCAAGATCCCGGGAAAATCAATCATCCGAGGACGTCGAACCGGACTCTTGGATTTCGTGAAAAACTGGGGTTGGCGAGTTTTGGCGGGCGGCAGTATACTCCGCCATCGTTTTCGGCAGAAATTGCCGGT from Symmachiella dynata encodes:
- a CDS encoding CNNM domain-containing protein, which produces MDGWWMWATIIVLFALGVRLSAFFSGSEIGFYRISPLRLSIEADSGDRVAQWLLHFVHQPGYFVATTLVGNNVANYITTIAVTLATAAVFGASSGYLEILGTILVTPLIFVFGELIPKNLFYEAPHRLLRQYRPWFILFYWLFLPFSIPLVWLCKLFERFNRQEQNSAKTTLGRKRLVQVLTEGHEEGLLTQVQNELVQGLLHKAPQPVTASMTKAARVLGVHEDLSPAATLDFARQHGCPLVPVRRTKSGSDWYGYVRVADIGLYDRPIRDITIPLLKVDATAGKLEAILAMRSAGLEYAAICKNDTVLGLATEGDLVEEFFISQQTVGR
- a CDS encoding DUF1559 domain-containing protein → MSHGTDADPAGPPPEPAEESPTDPSTPTKPLASLWNLMGVKPTEIHPEAATKDTTVTPLRDQDTSKFDHIVEDALQSEIENAPAVSPTTESAPPAKPKRWRPSANANDLLGIEIRKPQSTTSAGRMSRKAKTSVWLGGLAIGLSAFAVYPGMWTKLPALTAGFIALFSGFLAADEIRTSRGRLLGMNQALLGMALSITGMFLGPLLAWAIGDLAAFQSHQQVTETRLETIGTAIEGFYDRQRQFPAGGKFSEQPGEKDRPMHGWMTALLPYMSYEQLHSKINPSLPFDDAVNATAMRTQVPEFLVAGVEQTTSINQYAAAHFAGVGGKEKDANGDTVHFGVFDKNSTVFHQDVSDGLSNTFLAGQIPGNYPAWGEPSNWRRISQGLNRDQRGFGSPGGGPVLFLMADGSVRSLAADTDPRVLHSMSTRDGTD